Below is a window of Cardiocondyla obscurior isolate alpha-2009 linkage group LG13, Cobs3.1, whole genome shotgun sequence DNA.
ttattaaacgtgaACTTATAAAACTCTCaacatttttgcaaatttgtGTTCTGGCAgcaaaatatcgcgcgatataaatGAAGAAATATAAGAACTTGTCAGAAGTGGTATTAATATTCTGTATGTGCAAATATAACTTGAAGAAATAATGTCGTTGTACAGTGAAAAGCAGGTATAGCGTTtaccgcggcgacggcgacggcgacggcgacggccgAGAGAGGGGATCGAgagggaagtcacgtacgcgaGTCGTCCCTCCCTCGCCGCTCACAGCTCGCTGCTCACCgctcgccgcagcaaacgcctatctgcctttcagtgtacacATAGCAATCGCGCTTGATGTTTCTTTGTGCGAGAAAGTGCATGAAATAGATTATTCGAAAATTGATACGTCTCGAGCCTTCTTATATGACATCTTCTGAAAGAATATGGTAATGCTGAAGATCGTTTGTTTGATGGTCGGGTgggcaaagaaaaaattcgaTGAAATTAAGTACGGGTCCTCGGCTAAAgggatttaaatatttgcccTTTTTATCCCTCAAATATGAGtatcttttataattgaaCATTTCGTTGGTAGTCAAATTCATACATGCGTGTAGaacctattaaaaaaaaatattggataaagattttatacGTTAAAAACATGATAACATATGTGAATGTGATATTTACCGAAGTACATGTTAAAATCCAGCCAAGTCCACAAAAAACTAAAGCCTCCAACACACCGAGAACGTATAACAGTTGAATTCCTTCAATAGCGATGCAATAACACGCGAAATATATCGTGAAAGAGCAGTTTATCGCCACACACATAACGAACAAGAAGAACCACATTCTGAAAAGTAAATGTTTAAGAtgctaaaaaatttaataatatactaaaatgcacgcacgcacaatTTGCATCAGTCGTACCTGTTCCGTAGGCCAacacaattatatataaatggaCAATGATGATCGAAATATGTGACGCATCTGTTGCAAATTCTACAATGTTTAGCCCGGAGAGGTCTAAAACACCTACAGCTGTGACACAATCGCGACAGTAAGATATTCCGTTTCTTCCACTTGTCAAAGTACGGAATCTAAAACAACGCGAGACATAACAACACGttaagacaattttattgaaaatttttttgttattaattattatataataccTGTTTTATTGCCCTATAATAAGTATCACTGTTTTGTGGTACATAACCAGGATCTCTTCTATTGGCCACAATCCATGAAATCCACATGAGTATGTTCCagtaaataaaacaataatgaCTGCCTCGCAAATGATTCCATGTTAATGGAATGCATTTTAACAGGTACATTGGGTATCCCCAAAGCAAAACGGATATCATGAACAATAGTAATGGTCCTTTGCTGTTGCCTGCTCCGCCAAACAGCAAcgcccttaaaaaaaaaaaacaatttttaacatttaattgtaaaagtttatttttccatttaaaaaagtCGAGCACGAACCATAATTCATTAATGGGTGGTATCCATCTAGCGCGACGCTTCTGTTCCGCTTGCAGAATGCGCACGATTTCTGAATGACGATGACTTTTAGCCAGCTGCAACGGTGTCTTACCGTTTTTGTCTCGTGGCTCGAGTTCAATCTTGCTCTTTTCGCAAAGAATCTGCACGCAACTAACATTACCAGATAAGCAAGCCAGATGGAGCGGCGTCGAACCAAAATAATCAGGCTTCTGCAGATCCACTCCgctatatattaataatttaattaattcggcaTGTCCCTTGTATGCAGCCCAATGCAACGCAGTATCGCCGTTTATGTCCGTTAAATGTCCCTGTGCACCGGATCCTAACAAGAACGCGGCTGTCGCGAATTTGCCGAACATACAGGCGGTCATCAGAGGCGTCAAGCCCTTAAAATCGGCTGTGTTGACTGCAACTCCCGcctgaaagaaattaaaatatgacgaTGTAAAAATCTATCGATGAAATAGatgcaagaaatatttatgtcTTTAGATTTTTTCTAGTAAGCAGATacctttaataataattgcactATTGCACTGTGACCTTTTCGACAGGCCCAGTGTATCGGTCTAGGTCCTTGCGTGCCAAGGCATGGTAAATCGACTGGTCCACTTCGTTCTATCAAATACCTCATGACCTGTTTGAAAGacaagttttaaataaacttcttgcgaattttaataattaaaaataaaaataaaaaaaagtcttaaaACCAACTTCAACATTGCCATCTAAGGCTGCCCAGTGAGCAGGTGTATATCCCCATTCATCTCTCGCGCTAAGCACACTCAATCCATTCTTTTCAACCAGCTCCTCAACTGCTTCAATTTCACTAAAACATACAGACAAATAATCcttttataatctttattattattatttttccattaaaatgttcagcaaattattttcgaattatTATGCGCGAATTACTCCGAATTTTACCCGGCTCTGAGCAGTTCAAAAATCTGTTTGGTTTCATCGGTAGGACTTTGACCAGTGGTGGCCTCGTCCGCGTAAATGTTATCGTCAGGACGACTTCTCTGTCGTGTATCCTTGCCGGAGCCGTGATTCTGATGGCCAGATATCGGATTGTTCGGTAGATGCCCGACCATGTCGGGATCTGGGCTTAGTTCCCATACGGATCGTGCCGCGCCGGGCCCTGCCACAGGGCTCACAGGATATACCTGCAAGGATATAGGTCACGTCATTCGGCAGTGACAACCTACCTAcgatgtaacaaaaaattgcTTTCGGTTCTTACCTTGCACAGCGTCGCGAGTTCTGTATTGGTACGCTCGTGTTCGGAAGGCGTTCTGAAGGATGCGCCTTGCGTGGCGATCGTTCCACCCTCCGGAACGGTTAGTCACAAGGAAACGTTGGGCCCAACCATGTCTTCTGGACCTCACCTGGCAGTGCAGCTTTACCTCCAGACTGGAGAACACCCGCGCCTCGAATCTCCTGCAGCAACGAGAGATGGAAACGCTTATCTCGCGCGACGAACGACGCCTGTATTTGCAACAAAGTGATAAAGACTCACGGTTTTGCGCATTCGAATCAATAacacgacggcggcggtgaaAACGTTTGGCGTCTGCGTGCTGTCGAGCTGCGTGCAAAGTACGCGCGAAAATGAGGAACAGTTTCGTGTAAAATGCGATCACGTTTCATGCTTGCGCGATAAAAGTGGGACGTAATTATCTTTCATCACATCACAATTAGTAAGATGTGCCAAGTTTTAGTTCATCAGATTGCCCCTTCCAACAACCCCTTTTatcattaaaactttttaattaatattagagcTTGTTGCACGTATGCACGATTTATTTCGAATTCGTCAGTCATTTTTGCCACTCACACAAATCGTAAGCGCGAATGCGCATGACACACATGGCGCTCTCCTTACTCTCCGCGCTCTCCGCAGTCTACATCTACACGTACATTACGTGAGGTTAACGATGAGGTTATGTAGTGCTCGATCTTCGCTGCTTTTACATTGTGTTATTGGTGCCGAGCGTCGTTATTAATTGTATGATCAACGTGCTCGCGACGCGATAAAATGGCGCCTACCATACAAACCAACAGCAATCAAACTGACCGAGACAAGCGCCCCGTCAGACCAGCAGAGAAACGGTAAGTGAACCCAATTACCGTTCATGTATAAGCCTATTAGTAAATACAATAATAGCGTTACTACGGCGACTCGCGCTCTTTCAGATCCGAGCTCATATGCAGAGTCAAGTTCTGCAATACTCTGCCGGATATTCCGTTTGATCcaaaatttataacttatcCTTTCGAGCCAACCAGGTAAATGATAACATCTGCTACACTGGTgtctgttattttatttttattgttctaTCTAATCCAGTAAtccgtaatatttattatgcagGTTTATTCAATATAATCCGACTTCATTAGAGCGTAATTACAAGTATGAAGTATTGACTGAGCATGATTTAGGTGTGGAAATTGATTTGATAAATAAAGACACATATGCGGGTGATCCAAATGCTCAGCTAGATCCAGCTGATGAAAAACTACTGGAGGAAGATGTTCTTACACCTCAGGATTCCAAACGTTCTCGCCATCATGCCAAGAGTGTCTCTTGGCTGAGGCGAACAGAGTATATTTCTACTGAAAATACCAGGTTTCAGCCACAAACTGCAGATAAGGTTGAAGCCAAAGTTGGTTACAGTATCAAGAAGAATTTAAGGGTATGATCTATACTTTGtactttgtattatatttgttgtacattttttaatgcaagatttaactatttttaatttaggaGGAAACATTGTATATGGACCGTGATAGTCAAATAAAAGCTATAGAAAAGACGTTTGAGGACAATAAAAAACCAATTGAGAGACACTACAGTAAACCAAACGTAGTGCCTGTAGAAATATTGCCGGTATATCCAGATTTTAAGGTATA
It encodes the following:
- the Patsas gene encoding uncharacterized protein Patsas; protein product: MVGHLPNNPISGHQNHGSGKDTRQRSRPDDNIYADEATTGQSPTDETKQIFELLRAGEIEAVEELVEKNGLSVLSARDEWGYTPAHWAALDGNVEVMRYLIERSGPVDLPCLGTQGPRPIHWACRKGHSAIVQLLLKAGVAVNTADFKGLTPLMTACMFGKFATAAFLLGSGAQGHLTDINGDTALHWAAYKGHAELIKLLIYSGVDLQKPDYFGSTPLHLACLSGNVSCVQILCEKSKIELEPRDKNGKTPLQLAKSHRHSEIVRILQAEQKRRARWIPPINELWALLFGGAGNSKGPLLLFMISVLLWGYPMYLLKCIPLTWNHLRGSHYCFIYWNILMWISWIVANRRDPGYVPQNSDTYYRAIKQIPYFDKWKKRNILLSRLCHSCRCFRPLRAKHCRICNRCVTYFDHHCPFIYNCVGLRNRMWFFLFVMCVAINCSFTIYFACYCIAIEGIQLLYVLGVLEALVFCGLGWILTCTSVLHACMNLTTNEMFNYKRYSYLRDKKGKYLNPFSRGPVLNFIEFFLCPPDHQTNDLQHYHILSEDVI